In one Drosophila albomicans strain 15112-1751.03 chromosome X, ASM965048v2, whole genome shotgun sequence genomic region, the following are encoded:
- the LOC117577660 gene encoding chorion class B protein M3A5 translates to MKYLCVFIIFAMCLAHCLAAIAEPVAASSPDAEVESVVGEKKTEKRGIYGFGYGHYGHGYGGGYGHGHGHYGGYGFASPYYGGFEYVHHATPYYGGHHASFYPYHHGHYGYY, encoded by the exons ATGAAGTATCTG TGCGTTTTCATCATTTTTGCCATGTGCCTGGCCCATTGCCTGGCTGCCATCGCGGAGCCAGTCGCCGCATCCTCGCCGGACGCTGAAGTCGAATCGGTGGTGGGGGAGAAGAAGACGGAGAAACGTGGCATCTATGGCTTTGGATATGGTCACTATGGACACGGCTATGGCGGCGGCTATGGACACGGACATGGTCATTATGGCGGCTATGGCTTTGCCAGTCCCTATTATGGCGGCTTCGAGTATGTGCATCATGCCACACCCTACTATGGTGGCCATCATGCCAGTTTCTATCCTTATCATCATGGTCATTATGGTTACTATTAA